One Acropora palmata chromosome 2, jaAcrPala1.3, whole genome shotgun sequence genomic window, TAGAATTTTGCGGGTATACAGCTTATCTACAAATGCAGCTTATGCACAAGTTTTTACGGTATTTACAGTATAACTCAGTGAAGTCTAAACCTGTTGCAAGGGTCAAAATTCAGTTCCAGTTGAAACATGTCCTTTCAACCTCAAGAATCTTcagaatgaaaattaatgataatttttacATTAGGTTGAAACTACAGATCTATGTGTCGATGCATTTTTTCATGAGTATGGACCCTGGCTTTCTAGCATTCACACAACACTGAACTTTAGAGGACCTATTGTATGGAGGTATACTTATAAACAAAGAATGTTCATGGACAAACTCTGGACATCCCCACAAGACATGACTGAAGTACACAAAGTATGCACTGATACATGAACTTTGACTATGACCTAGAAGGAAGACAGCAATTTGAGACAGACAAAAGCCCATTTCCCAGCAAAGGAATTCCTCAGGAAGGtcactttttttattatagAACAGAACCCCAGTTGGATGTAACTTATGTAACTTCCAGTTGGCCAAGGAAATTAGCATGTATATGATCCTCAAATTTATGAGTCCTGAAGAAGTGAAGAGGAAGTAGTGAAGAGAAAATAGTGAGAGAAAGccatgaatttttcaggccttccaCTGGCTACTGCTTACATTGAGTAGGACTCATAACTTCAAGGATCATTTTGCCCTGAAATTGTTgcaatccacagttcaaatataaTTACACATACTACATACTTAAAAGTACAAAAGAACTACAATTGACTGTAGATATTGTGTTCTTTAGTTCTAAAGGgaattcaaaaattaaacattaagTGATGGTCAAACTCCAACTTTAACAGTTGGTCATAATGCAAAACTTCCATCTAACACTACTATAGCCCTACTCTATCACCACTTTTCTTACCTGGACAATTTTGGTGTATCTTTGCTTACATTTGTGTATGATATACCTTGGCCAATAAATGAGGTGCTCATCAATTAATTCCAAGGCCCTTTCATAGTTTTTAGGGAGTTTTATCTTTTCCCACATCTTAGCTGGACAATGAGCCCTCTCTATTGTCTTCATGTATAAAAAGCAGACAcctcaaaaaaaagaaaaaaactttttcttaATCCAAAGTATTAATCCTACGGACACTGGTCTGGATGATAACCTCTCCCCAGAAGCATATTTTCACCAAACAATAAACTGACATTGACAGTTTGGCAGCCTTGCCAAGACCTTTAAGTTGAACCATGGCCTACCCAGAGGAAATCCAGCTCCGTGGTAGAGCATCCAAACAACTTATCAGAGCTTCACAGGTTCAAATTCTATTTCAAAGAACACTTGTTTTCCCTGAGTCAAGAGTGAACTGAGACTGATATATGTTTTGGAATGGTCTTGATTGCTATTATCTTTATGTAAGCTCCCTTAATTGTATCTGTTACAAGAAATCAGGGGCCCATTTTTTTGAAAGTCCCTAAAACTTTTCAGGCCCAAAAAGCCATTGGTAAAACTGTGACCCCCTTactctgtaaagctggtcttttcaaatgctgttgagagaataaaaatgaaaacaactgcaaagtttTGTGCCTCAAGACACTTTCACTTTGCAGGTACAAAGAGAATGATGTCACCCAATATGCACCCAAAAAGTtttgggactttcgagaaaccaGAGCATAAACTAAGAATGACCTGAGATGAAAAGTTCTTACCATCTTTTTCCCTAACTGTAGCATATCTACTGTTAGCAAGAGGACAGGACGATCTGTTACATAGGCCAGTCACATTATTTGCATTGCGGCAAAACGTCTGAGATATCGTcctataacaaacaaaaactataagacaggcaAGAAAATTGTACAAATGTTGCAGGCCTACCATAAACAAAATCTAGGTTCAAATGAATTCAAAGGAatgaagaataattatttggttTTTAAGGAAACTGTAGCACTGCATTGATAGGGaagcaaaacagaaatttggtATCTTACTAGTTGACAAACGAACATAACAAAGCTGACACTTGGAGAATTGGCCTGTCCCTTAGTATCACTAAAGGCTAACACTCCAAATGTGCATCTGTAAAATGAAGAGGTCTTCCAAGGGTTTTGCCAACCGGCAGCATAACCACAAAGTCAGGTGGCAATCTTTTTCCAAAACACCAACAGCCAACAGGAAGTGATAGAAAAGAGAGCAACATTTTGTGACTCAATGACATGAAAAAGTGCGACAGCAACATTTTTCCCAACAAACAGCTGGCTTGCGAAAAGGCTAGTGACAAAGTGACACCAGGACCCCTCCATTTGAAGGCATCAATATTAAGGAAGGCAACACTTATTTCACACAGTGGGGAAGTGCAACTTCAAATCTTGACATCAAGCCATGTCTATATAATAATACAAtgggtgttttttttccctcccCCACCCACATGGTATGCAGTCGTTTCGTTCCATGGTCATTTCATTCCAAGTATAAGAACTTATTTCGTCCAAAccagaaatttgtttaattgaCTCATTCTTTTATCCAGTTACAAAGCAAAATAACTCTTTGTCCTTGGAACAAAAAGACCATGGAATGAAATGACCGTAAACCTCTCACATGATGACACCTTGCAAATATAACTTCCAAGGTTGAAACGTTCGcttcttgaagaaaaaatcgGGCTCCCTGATAGCAAAAGCTCACTATTGTGGGAGAGGGGAGAGTTAAATCAAGATGACCAAACCTAAAGTACATATGTATTTGCACAACTTGAGTTCAAAGCGAATACGTGATGGcaattggtaaaaaaaatcgaTCTAGCCAACTGATGTTTCGTAGTTCTAGTGACCTGGTCTGTCAATGCGAACACCACACGGTATACATCAGGTGGTTTGACATACTTGCACGTTATCTTAATTGGGTTTGTATCAAtttaaaggaaacaaaaaagatacTTACTTAACTTTGAAAGAACAGAACCCAGGATTAATTACTTCCCATATCAcctaagaacaaaaaaatcaaaggtaAACGATCGAAGTTTGAGAGCACGTGTTATGATGCTGTTAGACTTATCTCAATTTTTACTTGCCTCATCGTGTTGCATTTTGCCAGTGATTTAGTCTGAACATAGAGAACTACCTCCACAACCTACTCGTCAATTGTGAGGAGGATCCATTAAGTTTATAATATCCTTTTTTACAGCTCAGCCTAAACTAAAATTCTCTACATTAACGTGGACTTGGCAACCAAGcactaattatcataaaatatatatacctACCAAGTGGGGTGGGGTGTGGGGTAAAATAGAGTTACCTTGTATCGCATATTGCTTGGAAGGTATTTTCAAATTAGATTTCTCGGACATTTTATGGAAAGTTCGTAGAATTCAAATTAGAAGGGAACCTTTTTGGCTTGAAACGCAGATGTTTGAAGCTTGGGGAGAAATACCTGAGTCCTCCCCGGAgaaataccttttttttttctcttgcaggATACAGTGCGAAGTTCCACAGGAAACGTTTCATTTTAGCGACCAAATGGCCGAAGAATTTCATCATAGTGGAATTGACGAGGAGGAAGATTTCGTGGATGGTAAATATTTCGCAAATTGTCAATATcaaatttgtttacatttgaAAAGTCGTAGCAACATTTTATGCTCCATTAGTTAAAATTGGGTGAAATTTTCGCGCGTGTGGTTTTTCATGCTCCGTGAAAACTAAATTATTCTTTGTGGCCTTTGATAAAATTATAGTTATGATAAAATCTTCGTGATTTAGTGCGCACCTTCAAATAACAAATTGGGAATAAGTAAAAATCGCCCCTTAAAGTTTCAGCTGCTGCGGTAGGCATTTCAGTTTTGAGTGACCAGCactaaattctttaaaaaagaaagtaattaCAAGAGTTGAGCTAACGTAGTCACGTAAGAGCCTTATTCAAACGGCACTCAAATCTTAAGACCGCTACTTACCAGGAGGTAGTAAGATTTCAATTAATATGGTGGAGGGGGAGATCATTAGAATTGATGTTTATATTTAACGACCAGTTAATGGAGGAAGGTTGGCGGACAAATTAAGTCTTGCACATCACTCCCACGTTAGTGGACAAGAATGAGTAAGGATAAATCTGGAGGAACAGTGTAAACACGATTTGCACTCATctcaaatgtaaaattttaattttaacagtAAAAATGTTAAGTTGTTGTTCCAACAAATTGCCCACTGAGTTATTTCCAGCTGCTGTATCTCACTAttgtaataattgtaaatgtAACAATCCCTGTgtatttattacaaaaaagGCATAATTTACGGGACAGAATCACATGCATGGTTTTACTAAAATTAATCAAACTCGTTGCCAATGGATGAGCTTTGGAACTGGTGCCCTAAAGATTGGTGGGGAGCCTGGCCAAATTCAGGGCTATCAGGGAGGTATCCATGGAAACCCTGTGAGTCGGAACCACCCTTGCATGCAGCCATCAACTGGCATTGTGACACTAAAAGGAATTCAGGGGAACTTACTCACCTGACCTCATACTTACCAATGCAATTAACTGAGTGGGCAAGAAGGGATTGGAGCTGGAATCTGGAAAGATCAGCTTCAAAGTCCCTTGCAACAACCCCTTGGGACCACATGAGTGGAGAAAGCCTCTGGTCAAATTGTCACGGGCTTAACTTTGTCTAAATTGCATAATTTTTGCCAGTTGTGGTCTGTTTTTGCCAAGTATGTAAACAGATCATAGAATGTCAAGATATATAGTGTCTTTGTTTACATACGATTGGGGGATTGAGGAATGCAAGACTAGAACAAAGGATTCCATGTCTATAATACACATCTCAGTTTTTGGAgatgttttgaaaaagtcTGTATTATGCATGGGTAAATATGGTACGGTTTGAGAGATAAATTATTCATCATGCCAGCAAATATCTGCCGTGTTCTTACAATGCCCTATGATGATGGCAATGAGTATTGTGAAAAATATGTCAGCTGGCTTTTACTGGACTGTTTTTACATGACAGCTTAGTAGCCATATTGatggacaaaaacaaagaaaaggcaGCCATGTTAGTGGACCAAAACAATCCTTGGGGAAtggaatttgtttgtttgtgtaaaTGGCCCCTTTTGTTTCGTGATCTTGTAAGTGAAAACCATtattttaacccttttcctcctatgagtgtcaaatggcacttatagattttactctgtctaacgccagatgattttacttgtcaatggggattACCCCTTAgagtggaaagggttaacaacatggaaagccaaaaaactatgtccccgttaacccttttcctcctataaGTGTCAAATGgaacttatagattttactctgtctaacgccagacgattttactcgtcaatggggaaccccttagggtggaaagggttaatataCAAAGAATGAAACTATATCATGTGCTTCACTAGTGAAGCATTACCTAACAATCTCTTTCATTTGGATAACtataaggtgttttttttaatatctaTCTACCGGGAAGTGATTTACAGTACGTATCCAGGGGAAAATGCTGTGGACACCTTGCAAGCAACTGAgttacttgtttattttaggGTCAGGACATCATGTGCACTTCCCAGAGGACATGTCTGCAAACACTGAAATTCAGATGCAGATGAAAGGAACATCAATAGTGAATGCTCATCTGGGATTTCTACAGTACAAGCATAAATACGAAATACAACTGAAACTTCCAGTCTCTCCGACTTCAAACTCATTAACACCTGTAATCAACACCCCGTTTATAGCTGTAGGATCTGTCAAAGGGCTAGGTGAGCCAAGTTGGTTAAAGGTTGAAACCTTGTTATGTCACTGTTATGAAGGATGGTGAATTTTAAAGCCAGGTCTCAGGGTTGGCCAAGTGATGAGGGCACTCGCCCGTCACCAATGTGGTCTAGGTTTTGTATTCTGGCATTGATGCTGCATGGGGTTTGAGTTTCTTGCTTGTCTGCTATGCTCTGAGAAGTCTTATCAACTATTCCAgttttgaagtgatatatgaaatgtttcatatattgaactgcagatttgaaatcaagtaagctatgatcatcgcagttatgaacgcaatttaagcaattgcatatagaagcctgaaaaggTTTCCCCTCTCACTAAAAATTAGCTTGGCTAAATCCACCTGGacttagtattattattattattttttttttcactgcatGATATTTTTACTTTCAGAGGATGGTAAAGGACATGAAGTCATGTTGGAACTTGATGCACATAAGGAAGGTCTTCTTAGGGACAAATTTTTATTGAGAAACGAGGAAGGAGAGGAATTTGTGATTGTACTTCATGCCCGGGTTCTTGGACTGCGAAAGGGAACACCAATGCTGAAGGAAGGAATatgttgcattcattttgagaaagaagaagaagaggaccACAGTGATTGGCAAGGATTTGAGTGATGAGTAGaacacaaacaaaccaaagcaCTGCATTTTTTATCACTAGTCTTTtcacaaaaaatataaattatgtaaattccttGAAACACCATTATCAGAACACTTTCCTGTGGGTTGCTTTAATGTTACTGGTGAACAGGGCCATTAATTCTGAAGACAAAAAATGCACCTTAGTGAAGCAGACAATTGGCATGGCTAAAGAAGGTATGTGGCATCATTTGGGTTCACCAGCAAATACAGCTGGCGCTCAGTtgcacttatgtccagaaatgcaagGAAGTATTAGTAGATGGAATTTTGACAAAAGGCCACAAATTGTCTTGGTAACCACCTGCTTATAATGTTGGGTTTTAGCATTTGTATTCAGGTGACTTTTTAGGTTAGGACAAGGATTACTTTTTATGTCTTTTTTAAGGAGTTCAGTTAGGAAGACTCTTTACAACCTTTGATGTTTGTATTTCATAACACATGCAATCGTCAAGTCAACTAGAAGGGTGAGTGGGCATTTTTTTAGGGCTTTTTAGCATGCATCTGACTGAGTACAAGCCTGGACGTATCTGAGCAGTTAGTGCAATAATGGGCTGCTGTATTCGTAGGTTGCATTCCTGTGCACCCAGCCATGTTTGATTATCCAATATCAAAGCAATATACACATCACATGGTTGGTCTTTGAACAATTACTTTTAATTGAACTCAAATTGTGAAATAAACCGCACACATGAACTGCAGAAATGACACTGTAAATGAGGTTTGAAATGATCATTGGATCGATCATGAAGGAAATGAAATTACTTGCACATAGTTTCAGTTGTTTCTTATCAaaagcattttcattttttttgttttcgtaaaTCACAGAGCTCGCTTGTACAACATCTGTTTTTAAAAGTATTATTATGGTACTTAATTTAACTGGACCTTACCACGCACAAAAATGATTAAATTATCCAATTATTGATTCATTACTTTGCTCTAATACCCCACAAGTGAATAGTATTTTTGTGCATAATTAGCAATATTACTGGTTCAGGGTTAGCAATTGCATGCATCCATTGATGCATGCATGTTGGATTAAGTGTGAAGAAGAAGTGTGAGACTCACACGTGGCAAGTGCAACTCTAGCCTCCTCagtgcttagcaacttctCAAGTTCATCAAATCAATGGACTTGTGTCAACCATGAACCACTATTGTTTTACAACATTGACATTACAGCATTTAATCAAGTTTTACTTTCTCAAAACCCACTGAAAATTTACCGATATTATGATCATGGAGCACGCTAACAAAGTAAGCAAACTGATTGAATGAAATTTCCTGACTTTGCTGGCTATGTTataattctgattggtcaattcaaAGGTGCTTTCCACCTTCCAGCAGCCACTTTGTTTATAGCCTGTGAGTGCAGGCGTATTTCAGGTTCTTGCTCCTCTCCACCCAGTAACCACAAATTTAATACATCTGCTTCTTTCTATCGTATCAATGGTATTCATAATTTCCATCAACTCTGAAGATGGAAGAGTTAAGTTTTCATCTTCATTGATTTCATCTGTATTTGACATGGAACACTTGATAATTAACTTGTACTCATTTGAACTTTGCTTCAGTCTCATTTGCGACAACCTTGTGGGCATGGCAGCTTGAACAAAACACGTATCATAAAGTCACCAACAAATGCTGGCAAAATGCTCAAGGGTATGAGACAATATTTTGCATCTGGGCCAACCACATAGCGTTCAGATGGAGAAGTTGAAGTCAAGCCATCCACTATTGCATTCACAACCTCACTGATATCCGGAACACAACGAAAATTATGCACAATGTTTATTTCTGTGAAAAGTGACAAAATAAGAATGTAAATAACTGAATCAGATTCAGTACAAAGTGTAACCTGCAGATTGTAGTGAAACTATCAATGATGAAAGGGTACAAATTTGGCAGCATTGCGCTGGAAatcaatcaaataatcaactAGAGAGTAAAGTGCAGCGCCATATATATCAAAATCTCTCCGAGAGTTAACCCGTCATAGTTATAGGATTGTCCCACTCACGTCAAGGTACATGGCAATGCATTTTACCCTTTAGTTGACTATTCTATTGATTTCTGAAGCCATGCACCCTACTTTTCATCATTGATAGTTTTACTTCAGTCTTTTATGACTGTTCTGTAATGAGCAACATCTATGCTATAATCTGCCACCATGCCTGGATACCATGttatgaaaaatttaattgtcAGCCAGCATGCTTAACAACGGAATCATGGTTCTGGTTATTGTCCAAACTTGCAGTCAATGATTTAAGCAGAAAACAGAAGGTAAATTCGCACAAATCATTAATATTACACATTTaatgttatttcttttatccATTACAGTAGAAAACATTGGCCTTAGTGTGACTAAGACCATCTGAAAATATAGATTTTGAACCGTTGAGATCAAATTATTGTACTTGTATTTGTGTTAGAGAAGAGTCACCATGACTTAGCAAAGTGAACAAAGTATTGCTAAAGTTCACCGAgatgtaattattataattattagagAAGGCCTTAAATCTTTCTCAGGCAACAAGGACTGTGTTTAAAGCGTTAACAatggaatatatttttctcatataaaacTGCAGGGTTCATCTGCATCATTTGCATAGGACCTTGTAGAAAGGGCAACAATGATAATATCAAGCCTGGCCCTGAAAGAGGCCCTGCCAGGGAGGGTCCCAGGTCGCTTGTCggaattttaaaatgtcttgTGTTGGCGTTTTGTCAAGGGTTCACGTCACTGTCGGATATTGAGCGACATACTTTTCTCACATAATTTTCGGCTTTTAATTTGCTGTTGGCATTTCTGAATAGAATGGCCGTTGTTTGTCGCTATTTAATTTGGGCGCTGTCGCTACTCGGAATTTACCCTGGCAGGGCCTCCTGAAACAATACACAGTTCTACTTATGAGGATCATATAAGATTAAATGTCACAGTAAAGTGCAGATACACCAGCAGTGTATTCCCATACCTTTTTCTAAAAATTCCTCTCCATAGTCATTTTTCAGATCCTCGCTGAATTGGCTCCATCCCCTCCTTAATTCGCTCTCAAGAAAATCTGGAGCAGCAATGTTGGTGGCAAAACCTCCAGGCTCCAGCATGCTGACTTTAACCCCCCAGGGATGCATCTCCCGTCGTAAAACGTCAGAGAATGCTTCCACGCCATACTTAGACACTGCATAAGATCCAAAAAAAGGACCTGTTATCCTTCCTGTTCAGAGAAAGTAGCAAAGAAGAAGCAACATTTTGCAGGGTGTGAGCAAGTATGTATTTCATTAAATTTCCCAAGTTCCTCCCTCCCAACCCTTTGCACAACGTGGAAGGTGCTCATGAAATATTAAACACTTAGTGACTGGTCCCGAagggaacagtgaattttgtttcccgagAATCTCAATGTTGAGATTCGAGGGGAAGAaaattttttcgtttttcaaaatttgcttttgttttgttttgttttgctatataacaaatcacttaatgactggtcccttgggaaacagtgaattttgtttcccaagGGAATTTTTGTTTCCCAAGGGACCAGTCAAAAACGCGCTGGGATTCCTGCAACAAAATCAGGCCACCTTCAACTGCACGCTCTGATCATGTGCAACAGCGGTCAACATTTCGCGGGTAACAGTGAACTGTTTCCTGTTTGAAGTCATAGTTTTCGCATTGTTCCCCGCTCATGGCATTTGGCgggaaacagtttcattgttagatgtcatgtgaccatgaACTAGCCAATGAATGGGCGCACTGTAGCAGGAAAAACGCCAGCTATATAACAAGAAGCATCATAGGACTGCCCGTACGTTTCTTCTCGCGACACTCCAGCCCACTTGCCGAACAAAATTCGatatgaataataaaagaaaaaatcataaatcaagAAACCTACCAACGTAGTTACCAGCCAAACAAAATTTGGGTAGTCAGTCTAAACTTCCGAACATAATTGAAAAGAGCAGAACATAATTCGATCAAACGTTGGAACATGATTCAACAATGTGGCCGAATAAAATGCTAAACACCATAACAtagtttgtattttaattttgaccctaaTAATGCTTCATAATGAAAATCTCCATTGTCTACTGGCTGGAACATACATCTCACACAGAATAACTAGTCAGGTTTCTTTGCCAGCTGTAGTCCCCAAAGAGGCTCCTATGGGTAATAATGAAATGATCATCATAGACAGCTTGTACTCGTGACTTGAATTTAATCCACATAATCTTATTTTAAATATTATGGTATATATTGGAAATATTGAGCATTTGAAAATATGACTGTTTGTTACAAGTTCAAATCCTGAGTTTAGGCTGCATATGATGTCACTTGTACTGTGATGGGTGTACCCATGTGTAAACTTCACTAGTGACTTTGTTCACCTCTCATCAAAGATAATAATTTGCAATAGCGAGCACACATCTTACATTGTTGTACCAGACATTAATGCAATGAAAGACTgaaaggtgtttttttttttcataatatttttaaggaAGGGGAATGATTAGGGTAACCAGTTG contains:
- the LOC141874690 gene encoding adipose-secreted signaling protein-like: MAEEFHHSGIDEEEDFVDGSGHHVHFPEDMSANTEIQMQMKGTSIVNAHLGFLQYKHKYEIQLKLPVSPTSNSLTPVINTPFIAVGSVKGLEDGKGHEVMLELDAHKEGLLRDKFLLRNEEGEEFVIVLHARVLGLRKGTPMLKEGICCIHFEKEEEEDHSDWQGFE